The following proteins are co-located in the Streptomyces sp. NBC_01198 genome:
- a CDS encoding acyl-CoA mutase large subunit family protein, which produces MTRESESGLPIEPVYGPEALEGFDPAQKLGEPGGYPFTRGVYPSMYTGRPWTMRQYAGFGTASESNARYKQLIANGTMGLSVAFDLPTQMGHDSDAAIAHGEVGKVGVAIDSIDDMLVLFDGIPLDKVSTSMTINAPAALLLLLYQLVGEEQGVSADRLTGTIQNDVLKEYIARGTYIFPPKPSLRLIADIFAYCKAEIPKWNTISISGYHMAEAGASPAQEIAFTLADGIEYVRTAVAAGMDVDDFAPRLSFFFVSRTTILEEVAKFRAARRIWARVMREEFGARNPKSLMLRFHTQTAGVQLTAQQPEVNLVRVAVQGLAAVLGGTQSLHTNSFDEAIALPTDKSARLALRTQQVLAYETDVTATVDPFAGSYVVEKLTDDVEAAAVALMTKVEELGGAVAAIEHGFQKGEIERNAYRIALETDAGERVVVGVNRFKLDEEEPYEPLRVDPAIEAQQAARLGRLRAARDQAAVDAALGELQKAAAGSENVLYPMRDALRARATVGEVCNALREVWGTYVPTDAF; this is translated from the coding sequence ATGACGCGCGAGTCGGAAAGCGGCCTGCCGATCGAGCCGGTCTACGGCCCGGAGGCACTGGAGGGCTTCGACCCGGCGCAGAAGCTGGGGGAGCCCGGCGGTTATCCGTTCACCCGCGGGGTGTATCCGTCGATGTACACCGGGCGGCCCTGGACGATGCGGCAGTACGCCGGTTTCGGCACCGCCTCGGAGTCCAACGCGCGCTACAAGCAGCTGATCGCCAACGGCACGATGGGCCTGTCGGTCGCCTTCGACCTGCCCACCCAGATGGGTCACGACTCGGACGCCGCCATCGCGCACGGCGAGGTGGGCAAGGTCGGGGTCGCCATCGACTCGATCGACGACATGCTGGTGCTCTTCGACGGCATCCCGCTGGACAAGGTGTCCACCTCGATGACGATCAACGCGCCCGCCGCCCTCCTGCTGCTGCTGTACCAGCTCGTCGGTGAGGAGCAGGGCGTGTCGGCCGACCGGCTGACCGGCACCATCCAGAACGACGTGCTCAAGGAGTACATCGCGCGGGGGACGTACATCTTCCCGCCCAAGCCGTCGCTGCGGCTGATCGCGGACATCTTCGCGTACTGCAAGGCCGAGATCCCGAAGTGGAACACGATTTCGATCTCCGGCTACCACATGGCAGAGGCCGGCGCCTCGCCCGCGCAGGAGATCGCCTTCACGCTGGCCGACGGCATCGAATACGTCCGTACGGCGGTCGCCGCCGGGATGGACGTGGACGACTTCGCACCGCGGCTGTCGTTCTTCTTCGTCTCGCGCACCACGATCCTTGAGGAGGTCGCGAAATTCCGGGCGGCCCGGCGGATCTGGGCCCGGGTGATGCGCGAGGAGTTCGGCGCGCGCAATCCCAAGTCGCTGATGCTGCGCTTCCACACGCAGACCGCCGGGGTGCAGCTCACCGCGCAGCAGCCCGAGGTCAATCTGGTACGCGTCGCCGTCCAGGGGCTGGCCGCGGTGCTCGGCGGCACCCAGTCGCTGCACACCAACTCCTTCGACGAGGCCATCGCGCTGCCCACCGACAAGTCGGCCAGGCTCGCCCTGCGCACCCAGCAGGTGCTGGCCTACGAGACCGACGTCACCGCCACCGTGGACCCTTTCGCGGGCAGCTACGTGGTGGAGAAGCTGACCGACGACGTCGAGGCGGCCGCGGTGGCGCTGATGACCAAGGTCGAGGAGCTCGGCGGCGCGGTCGCGGCCATCGAGCACGGCTTCCAGAAGGGCGAGATCGAGCGGAACGCGTACCGCATCGCCCTGGAGACCGACGCGGGCGAGCGGGTGGTGGTCGGCGTCAACCGCTTCAAGCTCGACGAGGAGGAGCCGTACGAGCCGCTGCGGGTGGACCCGGCGATCGAGGCGCAGCAGGCGGCCAGGCTGGGCAGGCTGCGGGCGGCCCGCGACCAGGCGGCGGTCGACGCGGCGCTCGGGGAACTGCAGAAGGCCGCCGCGGGCAGCGAGAACGTGCTCTACCCGATGCGGGACGCGCTCAGGGCGCGCGCCACGGTGGGCGAGGTGTGCAACGCGCTGCGCGAGGTGTGGGGCACCTACGTGCCGACCGACGCTTTCTGA
- a CDS encoding succinate dehydrogenase hydrophobic membrane anchor subunit → MSTSTDTTDAVELTGSSVPLYSPENPAPVIEPPRARTKRTPRSTRTNFEMYGWLFMRLSGVVLVVLVIGHLLIQLVLDGGVQKVGFAFVAGRWASPFWQYWDLAMLWLAMLHGGNGLRTVINDYAEQANTRVWLKTLLFTAVAFTIVLGSLVIFTFDPNIR, encoded by the coding sequence ATGTCCACTTCGACCGACACCACCGACGCCGTCGAGCTGACCGGCTCCAGCGTCCCCCTGTACAGTCCGGAGAACCCGGCCCCGGTCATCGAACCGCCGCGGGCGCGCACCAAGCGCACCCCGCGCAGCACCCGCACCAACTTCGAGATGTACGGCTGGCTGTTCATGCGGCTGTCCGGTGTGGTGCTCGTCGTGCTGGTGATCGGCCACCTGCTGATCCAGCTGGTGCTGGACGGCGGTGTGCAGAAGGTCGGTTTCGCCTTCGTCGCCGGCCGCTGGGCGTCGCCGTTCTGGCAGTACTGGGACCTGGCCATGCTGTGGCTGGCGATGCTGCACGGTGGCAACGGTCTGCGGACCGTCATCAACGACTACGCCGAGCAGGCCAACACCCGCGTCTGGCTCAAGACGCTGCTGTTCACCGCAGTGGCGTTCACCATCGTGCTCGGCTCGCTGGTGATCTTCACCTTCGACCCGAACATCCGCTAA
- a CDS encoding glycosyltransferase family 2 protein: MVKLSVIVPFFNVQPFVPDALHSLRANARPDYEFLLMDDGSTDRTPQLLEEGVRTLPGARIIRREHTGVSALRNAGIDESRGRYVNFMDGDDWLAPGYLPQLVAAMDELDVDFVRTDHLKCTGSTRNIMRAPHGRRNAVLDPRDTVLPADRPALVDYAYCWAGAFHRRIVDKGIVHFPTDLRTAEDRPWTWQLHLGAESCAVVNLIGVHYRRGVTTSLTQINDERQLDFVRASERIFSMLAGDKDGERFLPKAVRQFCALIVFHLDQIDRFEPAMARRLKAACAAALGRLPSDVLAGVLDSMDLERSSKIRRLRWRFAGRSEGAEPEIDTRDNAGTPGAVVA; the protein is encoded by the coding sequence GTGGTCAAGCTCTCCGTCATCGTGCCCTTTTTCAATGTGCAGCCTTTCGTGCCTGACGCGCTGCACAGCCTCCGGGCCAACGCCCGCCCGGACTACGAGTTCCTGCTGATGGACGACGGGTCGACCGACCGGACGCCGCAGCTGCTGGAAGAAGGGGTACGTACGCTCCCCGGAGCGCGCATCATCCGCCGGGAGCACACCGGGGTCTCCGCGCTGCGCAACGCGGGCATCGACGAGTCCCGCGGCCGCTACGTGAACTTCATGGACGGCGACGACTGGCTCGCGCCCGGCTATCTGCCGCAACTGGTCGCCGCGATGGACGAGCTGGACGTGGACTTCGTCCGTACCGACCACCTCAAGTGCACGGGAAGCACCCGCAACATCATGCGCGCCCCGCACGGCCGCAGGAACGCGGTGCTCGACCCGCGCGACACCGTGCTGCCGGCCGACCGGCCCGCGCTGGTCGACTACGCCTACTGCTGGGCCGGCGCCTTCCACCGCCGCATCGTCGACAAGGGCATCGTGCACTTCCCGACCGACCTGCGCACCGCGGAGGACCGGCCGTGGACCTGGCAGCTGCACCTGGGCGCCGAGAGCTGCGCGGTGGTGAACCTGATCGGGGTGCACTACCGGCGCGGGGTCACCACCTCGCTCACCCAGATCAACGACGAGCGCCAGCTGGACTTCGTCCGGGCCTCGGAGCGGATCTTCTCCATGCTGGCCGGCGACAAGGACGGCGAGCGCTTCCTGCCCAAGGCCGTACGCCAGTTCTGCGCGCTGATCGTCTTCCACCTCGACCAGATCGACCGGTTCGAGCCGGCGATGGCCCGCCGGCTGAAGGCGGCCTGCGCCGCCGCGCTCGGCCGACTGCCGTCCGACGTGCTGGCCGGGGTGCTCGACTCGATGGACCTGGAGCGCAGTTCGAAGATCCGCCGGCTGCGCTGGCGCTTCGCCGGCCGGTCGGAGGGCGCGGAGCCGGAGATCGACACGCGGGACAACGCCGGCACTCCCGGTGCGGTGGTCGCGTGA
- a CDS encoding L,D-transpeptidase family protein — MSTSRNRSRRRVPVVVAAAGAALAMAVLAACGPQDTGADHKPPATTSAGPTTPATGDADPTTVPPTTAPAGTPSATTTTPSADPTTKAPAKPPVEQAVMKVGASSSQVRELQARLGQLHLFSRTPTGYYGTVTQHAVSDFQERHALSSTGSVSKATWSKLRSLTHQPTHKELYPPVPAKPAGKLDARCMTGRTLCISKTSRTLSWVVNGKVQATMDVRFGSQYTPTREGLFHVNSKSRDHVSTIYHTSMPYAMFFSGGQAVHYSSDFAARGYAGASHGCVNVRDKAAITKLFDEVRVGDKVVVYW, encoded by the coding sequence ATGTCCACAAGCAGGAACAGGAGCAGACGGCGGGTCCCGGTGGTGGTGGCGGCGGCCGGCGCGGCGCTCGCCATGGCGGTGCTCGCCGCGTGCGGCCCGCAGGACACCGGGGCCGACCACAAGCCGCCGGCGACCACCTCGGCGGGCCCGACCACACCGGCCACCGGAGACGCGGACCCGACCACCGTGCCGCCGACGACCGCACCGGCCGGCACCCCGTCCGCGACCACGACCACCCCGTCGGCGGACCCGACGACCAAGGCCCCGGCCAAGCCGCCGGTCGAGCAGGCCGTGATGAAGGTGGGCGCCAGCAGCTCGCAGGTACGCGAGCTGCAGGCCAGGCTCGGCCAGCTGCACCTGTTCTCGCGCACCCCGACGGGCTACTACGGCACCGTCACCCAGCACGCGGTCAGCGACTTCCAGGAGCGGCACGCGCTGAGCTCGACCGGCAGCGTCAGCAAGGCCACCTGGTCCAAGCTGCGGTCACTGACCCACCAGCCCACCCACAAGGAGCTCTACCCGCCGGTCCCGGCCAAGCCGGCCGGCAAGCTGGACGCGCGCTGCATGACCGGCCGCACGCTGTGCATCAGCAAGACAAGCCGCACGCTGTCATGGGTGGTGAACGGCAAGGTGCAGGCCACCATGGACGTCCGCTTCGGGTCGCAGTACACCCCGACCCGTGAGGGCCTCTTCCACGTGAACTCCAAGAGCCGCGACCACGTCTCGACGATCTACCACACGTCCATGCCCTACGCGATGTTCTTCAGCGGCGGCCAGGCCGTGCACTACTCGTCCGACTTCGCCGCCCGCGGTTACGCCGGGGCGTCGCACGGCTGCGTCAACGTACGTGACAAGGCCGCGATCACGAAGCTCTTCGACGAGGTGCGGGTCGGCGACAAGGTCGTCGTCTACTGGTGA
- a CDS encoding polysialyltransferase family glycosyltransferase has protein sequence MAGARTHTQLLLASTLYGAATLAAAIDAGALPPADRRVLVVSNNSSVPETAERLDQAPGFRALRGRFDRVVSWNDAISPLHPSGWSPGTDDIPLWERYFRMLWELGDDDLDLVVESLQVAPALSFAQIFLGAPITVYADGLMSYGPTRNKLGLLVDTRIDKLLHLDLVPGLEPLLLTEFGVPSQVVPGAEFTKVLSEVAEAAGDAGGDDLDGVPQNAALLLGQYLSALGILSADEEEQLHLSMVRGAVALGHQKIVFKPHPTAPAHWTEPLRDEAERLGAELTVLNTPVLAEVVYQKSRPALVAGCFSTALLTASVLYGIPVARTGTRLLLDRLAPYQNSNRIPVTIVHATLPDLADAAAVRAWSPPSPEKVAAELTPLLHTVGYCMQSQAHPRLRDEAVAWLGTNLTAETWPYFKRRRLTSLGLPGALPARLAFVPRNRTVRRVARRARALKKAALG, from the coding sequence ATGGCCGGCGCCCGTACGCACACCCAGCTGCTGCTCGCCTCCACTCTCTACGGCGCCGCCACCCTCGCCGCCGCGATCGACGCGGGCGCGCTGCCGCCCGCCGACCGCCGCGTCCTGGTGGTCAGCAACAACTCCTCGGTGCCGGAGACCGCGGAACGCCTCGACCAGGCACCGGGCTTCCGCGCGCTGCGCGGGCGCTTCGACCGGGTGGTGTCCTGGAACGACGCCATCTCCCCGCTGCATCCAAGCGGTTGGTCGCCGGGCACCGACGACATCCCGCTGTGGGAACGCTACTTCCGGATGCTCTGGGAGCTCGGGGACGACGACCTCGACCTGGTCGTGGAGTCCCTGCAGGTCGCGCCCGCCCTGTCGTTCGCGCAGATCTTCCTCGGCGCCCCGATCACGGTCTACGCCGACGGCCTGATGTCGTACGGCCCGACGCGCAACAAGCTCGGCCTGCTGGTCGACACCAGGATCGACAAGCTGCTGCACCTGGACCTCGTCCCCGGCCTCGAACCCCTGCTGCTCACCGAGTTCGGGGTGCCCTCGCAGGTGGTGCCGGGCGCCGAGTTCACCAAGGTGCTCTCCGAGGTCGCCGAGGCGGCCGGCGACGCGGGCGGCGACGACCTGGACGGCGTACCGCAGAACGCCGCCCTGCTGCTCGGGCAGTACCTGTCGGCGCTGGGCATACTCAGCGCCGACGAGGAGGAGCAGCTGCACCTGTCGATGGTCCGCGGCGCCGTCGCGCTGGGCCACCAGAAGATCGTCTTCAAGCCGCACCCGACCGCGCCCGCCCACTGGACCGAGCCCCTCAGGGACGAAGCCGAGCGGCTGGGCGCCGAGTTGACGGTGCTGAACACCCCGGTGCTCGCCGAGGTGGTCTACCAGAAGTCGCGTCCCGCGCTGGTGGCCGGCTGCTTCTCCACCGCGCTGCTCACCGCGTCGGTGCTGTACGGCATCCCGGTGGCGCGTACCGGCACCCGGCTGCTGCTCGACCGGCTGGCGCCGTACCAGAACAGCAACCGGATACCGGTCACGATCGTGCACGCGACGCTGCCCGACCTGGCCGACGCGGCCGCGGTACGCGCCTGGTCGCCGCCGTCGCCGGAGAAGGTGGCGGCCGAACTGACGCCGCTGCTGCACACCGTCGGCTACTGCATGCAGTCCCAGGCCCACCCGCGGCTGCGGGACGAGGCCGTGGCCTGGCTCGGCACGAACCTGACCGCCGAGACCTGGCCGTACTTCAAGCGGCGGCGGCTGACGTCGCTGGGGCTGCCGGGCGCCCTCCCGGCCCGGCTCGCGTTCGTCCCGCGCAACCGCACCGTCCGCCGGGTCGCCCGTCGCGCCCGCGCCCTGAAGAAAGCTGCACTCGGATGA
- a CDS encoding RNA polymerase sigma factor — protein sequence MFEGVGPDVELHESLEAAVSAAQRGDDTAFRTVYRAVQPQLLNYVRSLVGPVDAEDVASEAWLQIARDLPNYRTGSGSIRGWAARIARNRALDHIRARSRRPVPGGGVDDLVHLPDRADTAGEALDAVATDRALAAIAALPREQAEAVLLRVVMGLDSTSAARVLGKRAGSVRMATHRGLRRLAEILEYDHGDPGDPGGHRDFGDDLGDLGAPAAGTDRGDRGDRAEHGDRGEPGGRRQYADGPGSVPEQRPADRPHADVTFSASKAL from the coding sequence GTGTTCGAGGGGGTGGGGCCCGACGTGGAACTGCACGAATCCCTGGAGGCCGCGGTCAGCGCGGCCCAGCGGGGTGATGACACCGCGTTCCGTACCGTTTACCGTGCTGTCCAGCCGCAGTTGCTGAACTACGTCCGCAGCCTGGTCGGGCCGGTGGACGCCGAGGACGTGGCGTCCGAGGCATGGCTGCAGATAGCCCGCGACCTGCCCAACTACCGCACCGGCAGCGGGTCGATACGCGGCTGGGCGGCCAGGATCGCCCGCAACCGCGCGCTCGACCACATCAGGGCGCGCAGCCGGCGGCCGGTACCTGGCGGCGGTGTGGACGACCTGGTCCACCTGCCCGACCGGGCCGACACCGCGGGGGAGGCGCTGGACGCGGTGGCCACCGACCGGGCGCTGGCCGCCATCGCGGCACTGCCGCGCGAGCAGGCCGAGGCGGTGCTGCTGCGGGTGGTGATGGGGCTCGATTCGACCAGTGCGGCACGAGTGCTGGGAAAGCGCGCCGGATCAGTGAGAATGGCCACGCACCGCGGGCTGCGGCGGCTGGCCGAGATCCTGGAGTACGACCACGGGGACCCCGGGGATCCGGGCGGGCACCGCGACTTCGGCGACGACCTCGGGGACCTCGGCGCCCCCGCGGCCGGCACCGACCGCGGCGACCGGGGAGACCGGGCGGAGCACGGGGACCGGGGCGAGCCCGGCGGCCGGCGGCAGTACGCCGACGGTCCCGGCTCGGTACCCGAGCAGCGGCCCGCGGACCGGCCGCACGCGGATGTGACGTTTTCCGCGTCCAAGGCGCTGTGA
- a CDS encoding DUF6716 putative glycosyltransferase → MPERTPGPLRVTVIADSDTRWKWGALTARRIDPDARLDARLLRGRATPTPRQLAELGIPADSMVEATAAEILAQTHAGTCDVLVISCVGGTVQALLHGLSRAWEGRTRRPVVVTGYVGVVYEKLADGLLLRAGADVVLANSADDARRFRDVYDGVGYRTGSIVETALPFLGGEPYRADDSRPFTVTFAVQPSVPDSRADRLHLLRRAVGHARLHPSREVLVKLRSKPGEHTTHIEEQPYQKLVATLDPPANLRLVYGNMAEVLDRTDLLVTVSSTAALESLHRGIPTAVLTDLGIRESLGNHHFLGSGCYASWDELDDCHVPKADPEWTAAHGVAGSAPFAALRGRVSALLDEAELPALSPYYTLRTAPGYLPGVLARHGLTPQADPIDGFAPREAGPVRQAVREFVRNSARTAYRQGVQRVAPTIRRWGQL, encoded by the coding sequence GTGCCTGAACGTACGCCCGGCCCCTTGCGGGTCACTGTGATCGCCGACTCGGACACCCGGTGGAAATGGGGTGCGCTGACCGCGCGCCGAATCGACCCCGATGCCCGTCTCGACGCCCGGCTGCTCCGCGGCCGGGCCACACCCACCCCGCGGCAGCTCGCCGAACTCGGCATCCCCGCCGACTCCATGGTCGAGGCCACCGCGGCGGAGATCCTGGCGCAGACGCACGCGGGCACCTGCGACGTGCTGGTCATCTCCTGCGTCGGCGGCACCGTCCAGGCGCTGCTGCACGGCCTGTCCCGTGCCTGGGAGGGCCGCACCCGCCGCCCGGTCGTCGTCACCGGATACGTCGGCGTGGTCTACGAGAAGCTCGCCGACGGGCTGCTGCTGCGCGCCGGTGCGGACGTCGTGCTGGCCAACAGCGCTGACGACGCACGGCGGTTCAGGGACGTCTACGACGGTGTCGGCTACCGCACCGGCAGCATCGTGGAGACCGCCCTGCCGTTCCTGGGCGGCGAGCCCTACCGGGCCGACGACAGCCGGCCCTTCACCGTCACCTTCGCCGTGCAGCCCTCGGTGCCTGACAGCCGCGCGGACCGCCTGCACCTGCTGCGGCGGGCCGTCGGCCACGCCCGGCTGCACCCGTCGCGCGAGGTGCTGGTCAAACTCCGCAGCAAGCCCGGTGAGCACACCACCCACATCGAGGAGCAGCCCTACCAGAAGCTGGTCGCCACCCTCGACCCGCCGGCCAACCTGCGCCTTGTCTACGGCAACATGGCCGAGGTCCTGGACCGCACCGACCTGCTGGTGACGGTCAGCTCCACCGCGGCGCTCGAATCGCTGCACCGCGGCATCCCGACCGCGGTCCTCACCGACCTGGGCATCCGCGAGTCGCTGGGCAACCACCACTTCCTGGGCTCGGGCTGCTACGCCTCGTGGGACGAGCTCGACGACTGCCATGTGCCCAAGGCCGACCCGGAGTGGACGGCGGCCCACGGCGTCGCGGGCAGTGCCCCCTTCGCCGCCCTGCGCGGGCGCGTCTCGGCGCTGCTCGACGAGGCGGAGCTGCCGGCGCTGTCCCCTTACTACACGCTGCGCACCGCCCCCGGTTACCTCCCCGGGGTGCTGGCCCGCCACGGCCTGACCCCGCAGGCCGACCCGATCGACGGCTTCGCCCCGCGCGAGGCCGGCCCGGTCCGCCAGGCGGTCCGCGAGTTCGTCCGCAACTCCGCGAGGACGGCCTATCGGCAGGGCGTGCAGCGCGTCGCCCCGACGATCCGCCGCTGGGGGCAGCTGTGA
- a CDS encoding acyltransferase family protein: MSLQVPDSAGQATDSLPRPGEESGPGAGPQPEPLPRPSAEPPAKVRPRGRLRALDGLRLVAALMVAFYHYAGQDGIVAGSWGRTPRDIWPQASSMFNYGCLGVELFFVISGFVICMSGWGRTVKDFTISRITRLYPAYWAALIISTVVYVLADYQRIPNTDLLVNFSMFQMPLGAHRVLGVCWTLWAEMRFYILFALVVVWPGASRKRVLLFCGLWMLAAVYADSSSASSFIKVALMPEYAPYFIGGMGLYLIYRFGHDAVSWGVVIAAFLIGQRYAVAANTVGRHVHVFHHRTPMGVTLVVFLSFVAVAAVTLVPRIAAVNWRWLTTAGILTYPFYLIHEHVGWVTIDQFVHHTSLPDNVILPLTILVMLGVAWLVHLSVERTLAPRLKRVLNRSLTAAAATAESGVRH, translated from the coding sequence ATGAGTCTGCAAGTCCCCGACTCGGCCGGCCAGGCCACGGACTCGCTCCCGCGGCCGGGTGAGGAGTCAGGACCGGGCGCGGGCCCGCAGCCCGAGCCGCTGCCGCGGCCGTCGGCCGAACCGCCGGCCAAGGTCCGCCCGCGCGGCCGGCTGCGCGCCCTGGACGGGCTGCGCCTGGTGGCCGCGCTGATGGTGGCCTTCTACCACTACGCCGGGCAGGACGGCATAGTCGCCGGCTCCTGGGGGCGTACGCCCCGCGACATCTGGCCGCAGGCGTCGTCGATGTTCAACTACGGGTGCCTCGGCGTCGAGTTGTTCTTCGTCATCAGCGGCTTCGTGATCTGCATGAGCGGCTGGGGCCGCACCGTCAAGGACTTCACGATCTCCCGCATCACCCGGCTCTACCCGGCCTACTGGGCCGCGCTGATCATCTCCACCGTGGTCTACGTCCTGGCCGACTACCAGCGGATCCCCAACACCGACCTGCTGGTGAACTTCTCCATGTTCCAGATGCCGCTGGGCGCCCACCGGGTGCTCGGGGTGTGCTGGACGCTGTGGGCCGAGATGCGCTTCTACATCCTCTTCGCACTGGTCGTCGTGTGGCCGGGGGCGTCCAGGAAGCGGGTGCTGCTCTTCTGCGGCCTGTGGATGCTCGCCGCGGTCTACGCGGACTCCTCCAGCGCGTCGTCCTTCATCAAGGTCGCGCTGATGCCGGAGTACGCGCCCTACTTCATCGGCGGCATGGGCCTCTACCTGATCTACCGCTTCGGGCACGACGCGGTGTCCTGGGGCGTGGTGATCGCCGCGTTCCTGATCGGCCAGCGCTACGCGGTCGCCGCCAACACGGTCGGCAGGCACGTGCACGTCTTCCACCACCGCACCCCGATGGGGGTGACCCTGGTGGTCTTCCTGTCCTTCGTCGCGGTGGCCGCGGTCACGCTGGTGCCGCGGATCGCCGCGGTCAACTGGCGCTGGCTGACCACCGCGGGCATCCTGACGTACCCCTTCTACCTGATCCACGAGCACGTCGGCTGGGTCACCATCGACCAGTTCGTGCACCACACCAGCCTGCCGGACAACGTCATCCTGCCGCTGACCATCCTGGTGATGCTCGGTGTGGCGTGGCTGGTGCACCTGTCGGTGGAGCGCACGCTGGCGCCGCGGCTCAAGCGGGTCCTCAACCGCTCGCTCACCGCGGCCGCGGCGACCGCCGAGAGCGGCGTCCGGCACTGA
- the sdhC gene encoding succinate dehydrogenase, cytochrome b556 subunit yields the protein MPAGTLYRGREGMWSWVAHRVTGVLIFFFLFVHVLDTALVRVSPEDYDKVVATYKTPVVSLLEYGLVAAVLFHALNGLRIIAVDYWTQGPRYQKQMLWTVVGVWILLMLGAIYPVLNHAARVLFGS from the coding sequence GTGCCGGCTGGAACGCTTTACCGCGGCCGGGAAGGCATGTGGTCGTGGGTGGCTCATCGAGTCACCGGTGTCCTCATCTTCTTCTTCCTGTTCGTCCATGTCCTCGACACCGCCCTGGTGCGCGTCTCCCCCGAGGACTACGACAAGGTCGTCGCCACCTACAAGACCCCGGTCGTCAGCCTGCTGGAGTACGGCCTGGTCGCCGCGGTCCTCTTCCACGCGCTGAACGGCCTGCGGATCATCGCCGTGGACTACTGGACCCAGGGCCCCCGCTACCAGAAGCAGATGCTCTGGACCGTGGTGGGCGTGTGGATCCTGCTGATGCTCGGCGCGATCTACCCGGTTCTCAACCACGCCGCCCGCGTACTGTTCGGGAGCTGA
- a CDS encoding 2-oxo-4-hydroxy-4-carboxy-5-ureidoimidazoline decarboxylase: MPCSNRLPLQWSSPPPNPPYGVTVRPSPHDPGAPLQSSDTASDAPPSPLTRLNQAPPAAAEAALLACCGSHRWARRMAAHRPYPTVETLLAAADEAAYDLTPGDLAEALADEATTALTDRGGLTVHTALRAAHAHYEAKFGHAFILALDTAADPAAALDQTLASLRVRLGHDEDEERVVTAEQLRRICRTRLIRLAGGDGPGGAGGTEGGPGGSGRSTGHGRPADLPEHVFEAAGSPDRAGSITPGLPRGTQPVSRRYDGRGRWTVPGRA, translated from the coding sequence ATGCCCTGTTCGAACCGGCTCCCCCTACAGTGGAGTTCTCCCCCGCCGAATCCGCCGTACGGGGTCACCGTACGGCCGTCCCCCCACGACCCTGGAGCTCCGCTGCAGTCCAGTGACACCGCGTCGGACGCCCCGCCGTCCCCGCTGACGCGGCTCAACCAGGCGCCGCCCGCCGCCGCCGAGGCGGCACTGCTGGCCTGCTGCGGCAGCCACCGGTGGGCGCGGCGGATGGCCGCGCACCGCCCGTATCCGACCGTCGAGACGCTGCTCGCGGCGGCGGACGAGGCCGCGTACGACCTGACGCCCGGCGATCTCGCCGAGGCGCTGGCCGACGAGGCCACCACGGCGCTGACCGACCGCGGCGGCCTGACCGTGCACACCGCGCTGCGCGCCGCCCACGCGCACTACGAGGCGAAGTTCGGCCACGCCTTCATCCTCGCCCTCGACACCGCCGCCGACCCGGCCGCCGCCCTCGACCAGACGCTGGCCAGCCTGCGGGTACGCCTCGGCCACGACGAGGACGAGGAGCGGGTGGTCACCGCGGAGCAGCTGCGCAGGATCTGCCGGACGCGGCTGATCCGGCTGGCCGGCGGTGACGGCCCGGGCGGAGCCGGCGGGACGGAGGGCGGCCCGGGCGGAAGCGGACGTTCCACCGGCCACGGCAGGCCCGCGGACCTGCCCGAGCACGTATTCGAGGCCGCAGGTTCACCCGACCGTGCGGGATCGATCACACCTGGCCTACCCCGTGGTACGCAGCCCGTATCGCGTCGCTACGATGGCCGGGGCCGGTGGACCGTACCCGGCCGGGCGTGA